The following nucleotide sequence is from Schistocerca serialis cubense isolate TAMUIC-IGC-003099 chromosome 4, iqSchSeri2.2, whole genome shotgun sequence.
CGTTCCTGGAAGATGATTGTTAAGTGTTGCAGTGACAAGTGTGCCACCACTCATCTCCATCTGAAAGGCACAGAAGTCTGGACTTGAAATCTGCCTTATGCCACGCACATAATGTGTGTTCTTCGTGAAAGTTCGAACAAGGCCATGGACACGTGAAGCCCTCTGACCAGTCAGATGTGACACAAGGTCAATTACGTGGCTACCCACAAGAGTTAATATACCTCCACCCATTGTATCATCACATAACCAATCATAACCATCGTGAAGGAGGCTTCCCATCTGCACACGTACGTCGCAGACGGTTATTTCATTCTCACTGCCTAAGTACCCATCAGCAATAGCTCTCTTCATCTGGGAAAATGCGGGAAGAAATCTTAAGCTGTGGTTAACAATGGAAATAAGCGACGGATAATACTGTGCTGCTCGTACCATCTTCAATGCTTCGCTTTGACATAGCCCGGTTGGTTTGTCACATAGCACATGTTTCCCAATGCCCAGAGCTTTAACAGCAATCTGTGCATGAAGGTTTGGTGAACACATAATAAATATAAGATCAACGTCCTTTCGCAGCAGCACATCATCGATTTTGTTAGTGTAAAACGGTATCTCAAGTTCCTTAGATACTTCTTCAGCAGCAGTGAGTGTTCGACCCCATATTGCTTCTATCTTGAAGCCCTTTTCTCTCAAAAATGGAACAATAACTCGCACAACGTTACCCGTTCCAAATACTCCAATACCGGGCAACATCTTCCAAGGCAAGTACACTTCATCAGCCTTCCTCTCACGTTGCGCGAAATATTGACGGACTCATGTTTTACTGTATTTATGGCAGGATTCTTCTTGCACTCACAATCGTAACTTCCCGAACTAAACAATTAACACTTTGACAGCTCGTGTACAAGTCAATAAACAAACATCTCAGAGATTCTAGGTAACGTAGctcgcgtaaaaaaaaaaaagtacgagcAACTGTTCAGCAATGAAACATCTTCGACCGTCGAAGtcaaacattaaaaaatatttcttcatgTATTAATTTGATAGTGATTTATTAATCTGATAATAATCAGAAAGTATTTTACCAGATTTTACAATTTATGTAAACCGCAAAGTCCAACTTCAACAAATGACGTAACATTCTTATAGCTAACCTCGTATTTCCCCAAAATTTTCGAAATGAGTATCTACGAAGCTTCACCAACTATCAACGAGAGAAAATTAGGAATAAACCGAAACAGCGAATGTTTTCTATCAACTGAGAAAAAATACGTCTAAGAAATGAACTGATTAATTGAAGAAATGTTAACATTTAACGCCCCCATCAACATTGTGGTCATTACACGCCCTAGCTTGGGTCGGATACAACGGAACAGAGCAGATATTTGATTATGCCCTTTCCAAAGGAATCTCCATGACTTCCTTTGAAGTTATTTGATTCTTTTATTCATGTATTTAACTCACTGTCTGTTACGCCAGGGTATATTCACGCCGTCTGTCACGTCACATTACGTCAATTCGCTTAGCCTATCTGGGTAGAaagcattgactgtcttgtctcacagtgggatctGTTAACAGTTGTGGCAAATATTTTTGCAATTAAAAACAGTTAACTTAGCTGTTTTCCatgtgtcttgttttcatttgaatgattcttataGCCCTATGGCAGCTCCTTAAACAAACCTAGGTTAACCTACAGTTCACAAAATTTAGTTCATTATGACATCATAAGCAATGATCGAATAACATAGGAACATGTGTCGATTTCCATTAGCATCTGATGTGAGGTGCTTAGGAGATGCCATTCTGAATACTTTAGTTGATAGTTTTCGTATCGTAATTTGTATACTATGAAACTATGCCATTCACTGCAATGGCACAGTGAAGATTTATGAAAACGAGTCGTTCTTcacacaatttgttataattatcgTCATGTGAATTATCAGCGGTTAAAGATTTCATGAGAtcgaagttattaagaacatttttTCAATTGCGAAAGTTCATTGTGATGTAGTGGTTATGAGTGTGAAGTTATGAAGTGCAAAGTAGCGGGGGTCAGTCCTGCCATTACCAATTTTTTTTCACCTTCACATTTCTCAAAGATATTGGGACTTCCTTATTAATATCACATAAGTATGTTGTGTAATATTCTATGATATGTACATCTCTTGGGAGTGAaccgtcaataatttacaaactaGGCATGTAATGCGGAAATGCAAGTAAGTATTCAAAATATGCCGATCATCTGGTGACACAAACTACGCCCAAAATAAAAATAACGGGAACGACTGACACATTTGAAAAAGAATTAAGAGACAACTTAGTCTCAACTATTTATAATGTATAAAGGAAGACTAAGGCTCTAGTTCTTATAGAACACTTCATTTCCAGGCAACAATGCTTTCATTTAAGTATATCTTTAATACCGAcgtgttttcgagagatcctcagtgTGCTGGTCTATTGAAACAGCAATGGCTACCCACTGTTTCCAATTACAGACCAATTCCCGAAAACAGCCCTCGTAGTTTATAAAAATAAACTTATCTTGTTGATTCATGTTAATGAACACCATTATAtatacgaaaaacctaaatcaggatagttcTACAGAATAATTCCAACCTCCTGACACATTTCAGCCTAATGAAAAGGGTCTCGACACCCTACTCCTTTAAGGAAATGTCGCAAAATTGGTCTTTATATCCAATGCTGAAATCCTTAACACCCTCTTTCATTATGTTCTGATACTCAGTCATGACGGCATGGGAACAAAGAAAAGCGAAACGAAATAAGTGATACAAAAGCACAGTGCAAAATGTATGCCATGTGtgagagaggttcaattcaaaagTTCACGAAAGTAGATAGCCACTCCTGAAGTCTTTGATACTATATGTGACATCAAATTGccatcatgtgtgcatgaggtggggCAAATGAGATGTAGAGGCGCTGTGGCATGTATCATGGCATATGATCCCGCAGGTCTTATGACTCACAGCATCTGTCTCCAGCATAGAGCGAGTTATTATTTCAAACCTGTATAATAATTCGTAACTCTGCATTTAAACACATGCAGACTCTCGATAACACATGAAAAACTTCAGTGAATACCTTTTCATTGGCATATTTGTTTCCCATGGGCCTTGGACAAAGCTGAGGATTCATGAAATATGTCGAGCAAAGCAGCTAGCGACAATTCATATGGGACAATAGGTGTTTAAATacagttgtgaaaactattaaaatataaaacttaaTCAAAAGTCCAATATTCCAGTGtgcctgtttttatttttaagtcGATTAGAGTCCCACGCAACCTGTGTCGCAACTTTGAAGCTGTATCTTCTGCTGTATATAAAAGCTATCTCATATAGTATATGGAGTTATTACAAAATTCTGCAGAGTAACAGTTAGCACTGCTAGGCAAAGCTCCCAGTCCTCCTCAACTGATAGAAACCATAATAGATTATGAATGTCCAGTCTGTGTTAAAACGTAAAGGGTCATCACTTTACTGAATAAAATATGTTTGTGTGGGCTTATGTCAAGCAACAAACTATGTCGTTCATAAATGATATCCAGGAAAGTATTTCATCTCAAAGCCAACATACTTAAGTGTGTCTGTCACCGACATAATAGTAGTTGCAGCAACTGTCAATGCAAGCTACGAGTCTTCATTGTGTTGCTGGGGCATGCGTGATGGCTGCCATATGGGTACCCAGGTGTTTACGAAATGTGTGTTCCCTGGTGTTTACAAGGCCTTTGTACTGATTATATGTATTAAATatacactcactccgtcttcaggccacgagtggcatactgggaccatccaaccgctgtgtcatcctcggtggaggttGGGGATAGGGgggggcgtggagtcagcacactgctctcccagtcgttacgatggtattcttgaccgaagcctctactattcggtcgagtagctcctcaattggcatcatgaggctgagtgcaccctgaaaaatggcaacagcgcatgccggcctggatggtcacccatcccagcgccgaccacgcccgcc
It contains:
- the LOC126473574 gene encoding glucose-fructose oxidoreductase domain-containing protein 1 isoform X2 produces the protein MLPGIGVFGTGNVVRVIVPFLREKGFKIEAIWGRTLTAAEEVSKELEIPFYTNKIDDVLLRKDVDLIFIMCSPNLHAQIAVKALGIGKHVLCDKPTGLCQSEALKMVRAAQYYPSLISIVNHSLRFLPAFSQMKRAIADGYLGSENEITVCDVRVQMGSLLHDGYDWLCDDTMGGGILTLVGSHVIDLVSHLTGQRASRVHGLVRTFTKNTHYVRGIRQISSPDFCAFQMEMSGGTLVTATLNNHLPGTFSQEVLVCGREGHLMVRGGDLYGYKSGAAKEEVIYLDVEDLQRGGSINAAAISVIPRPYMKGLFKMISALREAFLPVEDKSGWVKEPVALAATFEDGYSAKHFLRSTKKNILLSYY
- the LOC126473574 gene encoding glucose-fructose oxidoreductase domain-containing protein 1 isoform X1 produces the protein MLPGIGVFGTGNVVRVIVPFLREKGFKIEAIWGRTLTAAEEVSKELEIPFYTNKIDDVLLRKDVDLIFIMCSPNLHAQIAVKALGIGKHVLCDKPTGLCQSEALKMVRAAQYYPSLISIVNHSLRFLPAFSQMKRAIADGYLGSENEITVCDVRVQMGSLLHDGYDWLCDDTMGGGILTLVGSHVIDLVSHLTGQRASRVHGLVRTFTKNTHYVRGIRQISSPDFCAFQMEMSGGTLVTATLNNHLPGTFSQEVLVCGREGHLMVRGGDLYGYKSGAAKEEVIYLDVEDLQRGGSINAAAISVIPRPYMKGLFKMISALREAFLPVEDKSGWVKEPVALAATFEDGLYVQAVIDALRKSSANREWVKVTVPNIS